The region ACTTGCGAAAGCCTCAACTACAACTTTATTGGTGCTGTTGCTCACCTTCAGCCCAATCTCGAACCACAGAGCTTTAGCGGCGTTTGGTAAGAAACAAGCCGACAAAGCAGCAACCTCCACCACTAAGGTATCTGGCAAACTCACTGAAGTAGCTCCACCTGCAGTAATTCAAGAGTTGCGCCGAGCATTTGACGACAACAAGCCCCAAGTCAGTATCCTCAGTCCGCGCCCCAACGAAGTCCTGTCAGATGATACAGTTTCTGTTCAGTTTCAAGTCAAAGACTTACCCCTATTTAAAGACAGTCATTTAGGGCTGGGTCCCCATCTCCATGTTTTCTTAGATAACCAGCCTTATCAATCTGTTTACGACTTCAGCAAACCTTTCGTTCTTGAAAAACTAACACCAGGAACCCATACCATTCGAGTCTTTGCATCTCGCCCCTGGCATGAAAGCTTCAAGAATGAAGGGGCTTATGCCCAAACTACCTTTCATGTTTACACCAAAACTGGCGACAATAGCCCAGATCCCAATCTGCCTCTGCTCACCTACAGCCGTCCGCAGGCAAGTTACGGGGCAGAACCAATTATGCTGGACTTTTACCTGACTAACGCACCTCTGCACTTGGTTGCACGAGAAGACAAGAAAGATGACATTCCCGACTGGCGGATTCGCTGTACTATCAACGGCGATAGTTTTGTACTGGATCAATGGCAACCGATTTATCTCAAAGGCTTCAAGCCAGGGAAAAACTGGGTGCAACTTGAGTTTTTAGATGAGAACGGTAACTCCGTCAAGAACGTGTTTAACAATACTGTTCGCGTGATCAACTATGAACCAGGTGGCAAAGATACCCTTTCTAAACTAGTTCGGGGAGAGTTGAGCGCTGCGGATGCTCGCAGCATTGTAGATGCTAACTACAAACCCTCTGCCCCTGCACCTAGCCCTGCGCCTGTTGCTAGCCCGATCGCGAAGCCAACTCCCACGCCCGCACCTGTTCCGGTGCCTATAGTGCCAACGGTAAAAGCAACTCCCGCACCTGCTGCCAGCCCTGCACCACTGGTGAAACCAGCGCCAGAAAGTAAACCTAGCCCTAGTCCTTCGCCAAAACCAGTTGAGAGTCCGAAGGTGGTTGAGAGTCCCAAACCAGAGGTATCCCCTACACCAAAAGCGATCGCGCCTGTCCCCAAACCAAGCCCCAAGCCAGAGACTAAAGCTGAGGCAAAACCTGCTAAATCTCCAGTCAAAGACTTCTTAAATCAGTTCCAAAGTAAGAAGGCTGAGAAGCCAAAGCCTGCACCATCTATTACTCCAGTTGTTACACCTGCAGCCAGTCCTACCCCCAAACCTGTTCCAACTCCCTCTCCTGTTGCGATTCCAAAACCTGTGGAGATTAATGTTCCCACACTAGATGCAGTAGAGTCCCCCAAACCTGTGGAACTGCCGAAAGCCATTTCGCCGTTGCCAGTGAAACCGGAACCTGCACCCAGTCCCAAACCGACTACTACACCAGCAGTAATTCCGACTCCAGTTGCGCCAAAAGTTACACCAACACCATCGGCTAGCTCGGTTGAATCAAAGCCAGTTGTGAAGCCCAGTCCGATTGCAAAAGATGTGCAAACTC is a window of Leptolyngbyaceae cyanobacterium JSC-12 DNA encoding:
- a CDS encoding hypothetical protein (IMG reference gene:2510098001) — encoded protein: MVLGTMDWCKLAKASTTTLLVLLLTFSPISNHRALAAFGKKQADKAATSTTKVSGKLTEVAPPAVIQELRRAFDDNKPQVSILSPRPNEVLSDDTVSVQFQVKDLPLFKDSHLGLGPHLHVFLDNQPYQSVYDFSKPFVLEKLTPGTHTIRVFASRPWHESFKNEGAYAQTTFHVYTKTGDNSPDPNLPLLTYSRPQASYGAEPIMLDFYLTNAPLHLVAREDKKDDIPDWRIRCTINGDSFVLDQWQPIYLKGFKPGKNWVQLEFLDENGNSVKNVFNNTVRVINYEPGGKDTLSKLVRGELSAADARSIVDANYKPSAPAPSPAPVASPIAKPTPTPAPVPVPIVPTVKATPAPAASPAPLVKPAPESKPSPSPSPKPVESPKVVESPKPEVSPTPKAIAPVPKPSPKPETKAEAKPAKSPVKDFLNQFQSKKAEKPKPAPSITPVVTPAASPTPKPVPTPSPVAIPKPVEINVPTLDAVESPKPVELPKAISPLPVKPEPAPSPKPTTTPAVIPTPVAPKVTPTPSASSVESKPVVKPSPIAKDVQTQVTEKADQLRNQVTSQFDKLRDRLRQATKPKPVPSPQPKPVAIPAAKPSPAPSATPKPVVEAPSAQSPISTPTASPQPEVKTEQPKPASEKPLTPAEQYYNRIRTGGSGELRS